A single region of the Gossypium arboreum isolate Shixiya-1 chromosome 12, ASM2569848v2, whole genome shotgun sequence genome encodes:
- the LOC108477022 gene encoding uncharacterized protein LOC108477022: MGKESELWDDSALIDAFDNAMSKYKKMHGKKNSEANVSVSVHQTGDEAIKPRDAGENSSSRANTGMEMEAAKDVEPVKENHTVKLQTPETYIDSSTSLPMQDKQDGNMAYSDSQAAQDYNQLLNQYYEVEDKRQMILQQLQQFGSWNYQYSGEGSSTAAQWGTSCASQEYPIPTSQAAHSTVICSCCPYACQSLATTCTSYPCCSLAGTSVGKISTEPNGAMAYGNLPPFIDSDIVKTAMGAAEKAISSMTTKASINPNVNEENKEKKDGEEEMNQSTSCETDLTVLLNAWYSAGFYTGKYLVEQSIAKRRQ; encoded by the exons ATGGGCAAAGAAAGTGAGCTTTGGGACGACTCCGCCCTCATCGATGCCTTCGACAACGCCATGTCCAAATATAAG AAAATGCATGGAAAGAAAAACAGTGAGGCCAATGTCTCTGTTTCTGTTCATCAAACCGGTGATGAGGCCATAAA ACCCAGGGATGCAGGAGAGAACAGCAGTTCCAGAGCTAATACTGGGATGGAAATGGAGGCGGCGAAGGATGTTGAACCAGTTAAAGAAAATCATACTGTAAAGTTACAGACTCCTGAGACTTACATAGATTCATCAACTAGTCTGCCAATGCAGGATAAGCAAGATGGGAATATGGCCTATTCGGATTCGCAAGCTGCGCAGGATTATAACCAATTACTCAACCAGTATTATGAGGTTGAAGACAAGAGGCAAATGATTCTGCAGCAGCTTCAGCAATTTGGTAGTTGGAATTATCAATACTCGGGTGAGGGTTCTAGCACAGCTGCACAGTGGGGTACCTCCTGTGCTTCTCAGGAGTATCCAATTCCTACAAGTCAAGCTGCACACTCCACTGTCATCTGTTCGTGTTGCCCATATGCATGTCAATCTCTGGCAACAACATGCACATCATATCCTTGCTGTTCTTTGGCTGGGACATCTGTTGGTAAAATTAGCACTGAACCAAACGGTGCAATGGCTTATGGAAACTTACCACCTTTCATAGATTCCGACATTGTTAAAACAGCTATGGGAGCTGCAGAAAAAGCTATATCCTCTATGACAACAAAAGCTTCTATTAATCCTAATGTAAATGAAG AGAACAAGGAGAAGAAAGATGGTGAAGAGGAAATGAATCAAAGTACTAGTTGTGAAACTGATCTCACTGTACTTTTAAATGCATGGTATTCTGCCGGCTTCTATACAGGAAA GTACCTTGTGGAGCAGAGTATTGCTAAGAGAAGGCAGtga
- the LOC108478240 gene encoding dolichyl-diphosphooligosaccharide--protein glycosyltransferase subunit DAD1-like: MARTSSSKENAQALFHSLRSAYAATPVNLKIIDLYVGFAVFTALIQVVYMASVGSFPFNSFLSGVLSCVGTAVLAVCLRIQVNKENKEFKDLPPERAFADFVLCNLVLHLVIMNFLG; this comes from the exons ATGGCGAGAACATCATCcagtaaagaaaatgctcaagcTTTATTCCATTCTCTTCGCTCTGCTTATGCTGCCACTCCAGTCAATCTCAAG ATCATTGATCTGTATGTGGGTTTCGCAGTCTTCACCGCTCTGATCCAG GTGGTTTACATGGCTAGTGTGGGATCATTTCCTTTCAACTCTTTTCTTTCTGGAGTGCTTTCTTGTGTTGGGACTGCTGTCCTTGCTG TTTGTCTTCGCATTCAGGTTAACAAGGAAAACAAGGAATTCAAG GATCTACCACCTGAGAGAGCTTTTGCAGATTTTGTTCTTTGCAACTTGGTGCTCCATTTGGTGATCATGAATTTCCTTGGATAA